Proteins from a genomic interval of Salinivibrio kushneri:
- a CDS encoding DNA cytosine methyltransferase: protein MRADEILVIDLFAGPGGLGEGISSVTDENGYRPFKIGLSVEKESSAHLTLTTRALYRKLKENKQGLQSYHDYLCGQITREKLFDQHPEEAEAARTETLYKPRALGDDNEFIHERIKQLVNAHGNRPKIVIGGPPCQAYSLVGRSRNAGIKDYKAETDKRNFLYKEYLKVLSIAQPDVFVMENVRGILSAKVKDKPIFPQMLKDLRNPEQVTAIHGAKYNVYSLVKPANDPANPDYDKTSDFLIKAEDYGVPQARHRVILLGVREDIDKYPDTLLPSSEHVTVEQAISDLPKLRSGLSKQKDDNKAWEKIVERHAKTVKRLLSKSFSNTEELDLKPRKGLSRSSKDIAGVDPKVPRHLWDWYIDNKPKCVLNHETRAHMESDLLRYAYSSAYTYLSGGSSPKSKSFPDQLAPAHGNWKTGAHDDRFRTQAANKCSTTVTSHMSKDGHYFIHYDPKQCRSLTVREAARLQTFPDNYKFEGNRTQQYVQVGNAVPPYLAQQIGKVVLELLR, encoded by the coding sequence ATGAGAGCCGATGAAATTCTTGTAATTGACCTGTTTGCTGGCCCTGGAGGGCTTGGTGAGGGGATCTCGTCTGTTACAGACGAAAATGGATATCGTCCTTTTAAAATAGGCCTCTCGGTGGAAAAAGAGTCGTCGGCTCATTTGACGCTGACAACGCGCGCACTATATCGGAAACTTAAAGAAAATAAACAGGGTTTACAGAGTTATCACGATTACCTATGTGGTCAAATAACGCGCGAGAAGCTGTTTGATCAGCATCCTGAAGAAGCAGAAGCCGCTCGAACTGAGACACTATACAAACCAAGAGCTCTGGGTGACGATAACGAGTTTATTCACGAAAGAATTAAACAGTTAGTCAATGCTCATGGTAATAGGCCCAAAATCGTTATTGGGGGGCCGCCTTGTCAAGCATACTCGTTGGTCGGTCGCTCAAGAAATGCGGGAATAAAAGACTATAAGGCTGAGACTGATAAGAGAAACTTTTTGTACAAAGAGTACTTGAAAGTGCTATCAATAGCCCAGCCGGATGTGTTCGTCATGGAAAATGTCAGGGGGATCCTTTCTGCCAAGGTTAAAGATAAGCCAATATTCCCCCAGATGCTTAAAGACTTACGTAACCCTGAACAAGTGACGGCCATACATGGAGCGAAATATAACGTTTACTCTCTAGTTAAGCCTGCTAATGATCCTGCCAACCCAGATTATGATAAGACGAGCGATTTTCTTATTAAGGCGGAGGACTATGGTGTGCCTCAGGCGAGACATCGAGTAATTTTACTGGGCGTGCGAGAAGACATTGATAAATATCCTGATACTTTGTTGCCAAGTAGTGAACACGTTACTGTTGAGCAGGCAATTTCTGACTTGCCAAAATTAAGAAGTGGACTATCTAAGCAAAAAGATGACAACAAGGCTTGGGAGAAGATCGTTGAAAGGCATGCCAAAACAGTAAAACGGCTCCTTAGTAAATCCTTCTCGAATACAGAAGAGCTAGATTTAAAGCCGAGAAAAGGTTTATCTCGAAGTAGTAAGGATATTGCTGGTGTGGACCCAAAGGTCCCTAGGCACCTTTGGGATTGGTATATAGATAATAAACCCAAATGTGTTCTAAATCATGAGACCCGCGCCCATATGGAGAGTGACTTGTTGCGCTATGCATATAGCTCTGCATATACCTACCTCAGTGGTGGCTCTTCACCAAAATCTAAGAGCTTTCCAGATCAGTTAGCTCCTGCTCATGGTAACTGGAAAACTGGCGCGCACGACGATAGGTTCCGTACTCAAGCAGCTAATAAGTGCTCTACAACGGTAACGAGCCACATGTCAAAAGATGGTCACTACTTTATTCACTATGATCCTAAACAATGCCGTAGCTTAACCGTGCGTGAAGCCGCGCGATTACAGACGTTCCCAGATAACTACAAGTTTGAAGGGAATAGAACGCAGCAGTATGTACAGGTAGGAAATGCTGTGCCACCATATTTGGCACAGCAGATAGGCAAGGTTGTACTGGAGTTACTCCGTTAA